The genomic segment CGCGGCGGCGAGCGCGACCGCAAGCGGGCGCCAGAGGCGATGCGGCGACAGATTAACCAAGCGCGAGCGATCGCGCAGATCGGATTGTTTTGCGATTAGCACAAAGACAAATGACTCGATGGCAAAGGATTTTTTAAGCTCGACCGTACGCGCCGTTGCAGACCGGCGCCTTTACTATACGTCGAATCTGCACCGCTTATAAGTCTTGCGCGCGAACCCACCCCTGCGCAATCCCACGAGCCTTGTGCCCGCGCCGACGCTCGGCTAGAGCCTACCCCTGATGAGACAACCGAGCCCGGATCGTAGCGGTTCCGCGGGCCGCGGTATGGCCCCGGGGGCTGTCGCGCCACAAGGCGCGCGCACCGCGATCGCGATGCAGGGGGGCAAGCTCGGTCTGCTCTCGCTCATCTGCGTCGTCTACCTGGTGGTAAGCGGCGGTGCGTACGGGACCGAGGATGCGGTGCGGATCGCAGGTCCGCGTCTCACGCTGTTGCTCTGCGTGACGGTGCCGCTCACGCTCAGCATACCGACGGCGTTGATGGCGGCCGAGCTGAATGCGCTGATGCCGGTCGAGGGCGGTTTCTATTTCTGGGTCAAGGAGGCGCTCGGGCCGTTCCCGGGCTTTGCCGAGGCTTATCTGACGTTGCTCTATACGGCGGTGGACATGGCGATCTACCCGGTCCTGTTCAGCGCTTACCTGGCCTTCCTGTATCCGCTCGGCACCGCCGGCCAGCTCGTGGTCGGGATCGCGCTGGTATGGCTCGCCGGCCTGCTCAACTTCCTCGGCGTGCGGCCCGCCGGCGAGAGCGCGATCGCGCTGACGGCGCTGCTGCTGGCGCCGTTCGCGGCGCTGGTGATACTCGGCTTCGGCCACCTCGTGCAATGGCGTCCGCCGAGCGGGCGGATTTTCGGACCGGACTTCGCGTTTGCGCTCGGCGGCGGATTCACGATCATCATCTGGAATTTCAGCGGATGGGAAAACGCGAGCGTGATCGCGGGCGAAATTCGCGACCCGCGCCGCACCTACCAATGGGCACTCGCCATCGCACTGCCGATGGTAGTGTTCGGCTACCTGTTGCCGCTCGGCGTAGCCCTCTCGGGCGCGAGCAGCGGCGCCAAGTGGGTGACCGGATGGTACTCCGAAATCGGGCGGCAGCTTGGCGGCCCGGCGCTGGGCGCGGCGCTGGCGCTCGGCGGGATGGTGTCGGCGTTTTCGATCTTCACCGCCGCGCTGCTCTGGGTGTCGCGGATGCCGTTCGTGCTGGCGCGCGAGAGCTATCTGCCGCGATGGCTCGCCGATATCTGGCGCGTCACCGCGACGCCGGGCAAATCGATCCTCGCCTGCTGCGTGCTCTTCACGATGCTGGTGCCGCTCGGCTTCGTCACCCTGGTGATTCTCGACGTCTTCTTCTACATGGGCGCGCTGGCGCTTGAGTTGGGCGCGCTGCTGGCGATGCGCCGGCGGCGCCCCGTGCGCGACGGCCTGTTCATGATCGGCGGCGGGAGGACCGGACTTTATCTGGTCGCGGCGCTGCCGATGCTGACGTGGTGCGCGACCTTCGGCCTCGCCCTGAGCCAGGGCGGCATCAAGACCGACTTCATCGTCGCGGTCGCGCTCGCGGCAACGACGTATCCCGCCTACGCGCTCTGCCGCCGATTGTGGGGCGGGCCGCCGCGCGAAGAGAGCCTCTTCGACCCGACGGCGCGCCGGGCGAAGACGCCCTGAACGAAACCGGGCGCGGCACACGCGGTTCGGAGAGCGAAGTTTTCCCGATGCCCAGGCGCACCACGGTCAAAGCCTACTTCAACCAGGGCGGCCTGGCTCGGCCCTGCGATCGCGTGGTCAAGCGAGTAAAAGCCGCCGATCGCGAGTTCGCGCGCCTGCTCTTCTGCGAGGACGGATGGCGCCTGCTCGAGGCCACGCTGGAGCGGGC from the Candidatus Binataceae bacterium genome contains:
- a CDS encoding APC family permease, which gives rise to MAPGAVAPQGARTAIAMQGGKLGLLSLICVVYLVVSGGAYGTEDAVRIAGPRLTLLLCVTVPLTLSIPTALMAAELNALMPVEGGFYFWVKEALGPFPGFAEAYLTLLYTAVDMAIYPVLFSAYLAFLYPLGTAGQLVVGIALVWLAGLLNFLGVRPAGESAIALTALLLAPFAALVILGFGHLVQWRPPSGRIFGPDFAFALGGGFTIIIWNFSGWENASVIAGEIRDPRRTYQWALAIALPMVVFGYLLPLGVALSGASSGAKWVTGWYSEIGRQLGGPALGAALALGGMVSAFSIFTAALLWVSRMPFVLARESYLPRWLADIWRVTATPGKSILACCVLFTMLVPLGFVTLVILDVFFYMGALALELGALLAMRRRRPVRDGLFMIGGGRTGLYLVAALPMLTWCATFGLALSQGGIKTDFIVAVALAATTYPAYALCRRLWGGPPREESLFDPTARRAKTP